A region of the Melanotaenia boesemani isolate fMelBoe1 chromosome 6, fMelBoe1.pri, whole genome shotgun sequence genome:
aactcTAATAATGATGGAACTGATGAAGAAGGATCAACTCACATGGCCGGTCTCTGACACTCTTTAGTAGATGGAAGAGATATAAAGGGATACGTGGTGGGATTTGGTAGTTTCAGGAACATGATGTCGAAGTCTTTATAAGGTATTTTCTCTACAATCTTTACTTTTGGTTGTGGAACTTGATTCACACCTAGAACAGCGTACCTAGAGGAAAAATATGGTACAAACCTCAAGTAATACGAGACATCTAAATGTTCTTtcacaaagacaaacagctgcagggattcacacatttacagatgtgaagaaaagatggaaatgataacaaaatgtaaaacattctCTGGTCCTTCACAGTGAAGGTTTGTAGATTTCAGActaatttctccacattttagAGTAAAAACACTTTTCTTACATCGTCTTGTTCTCGCAGTGAGCTGCAGTTAGAATCCACTGTTTACTGATCAGAGAGCCTCCACACAGATACTGCTGTCCATCAACACCTTCTGAAATCACTTGGACGTGATATTTACGCTCATCTGTTTTGCAGTCTCGACCACCGTAGATCCTCTTCTGCAGGTCCACAGCTGAGCTCACGGTGATTCCTGAAAGAGAAGCTCGTCCTCAGGTGATTGAGTCAGAACAGCAGGAGACAGAAACAGGAATAAACTcttctaaaaacacatcttcCATCAGTCTGGAGGTGTGATCAGAGTGAAGTCTAACAGCTGAGGACTCACCGACacacagcagaagaagaagaaaagtggGAGGATCCATCGCTGCCACCGAGCCTCTGCAGACTGAAGCAGAGTCTCAGCGTGGTGCTTTAAATCTGCTCTCCATGTCCTGCCGGCCTTCGCAGGACCAATACCCTGCTGGAAGCTTATCAGCACAAACCACACAAACTACttctgtttttcaaagtttctgTTATCAGATTTTCCTGCTGCTGACACGAATGCAGGAGACAGAAAACCACCAGCAACAGCGACGTGGAAGGTTCCtcctgttttattgtatttata
Encoded here:
- the LOC121642028 gene encoding anionic trypsin-2-like produces the protein MDPPTFLLLLLCVGITVSSAVDLQKRIYGGRDCKTDERKYHVQVISEGVDGQQYLCGGSLISKQWILTAAHCENKTMYAVLGVNQVPQPKVKIVEKIPYKDFDIMFLKLPNPTTYPFISLPSTKECQRPAIGESVEVAGFGWCKADKKTKLKVCSTPKKLQCVEMKVADCQFGKGQDECLRVKIEHIFCGSGTEEDTGPGDSGGAVVYNKKLYGVVMGGYKYVCIGPAIFGDICAFLNKHPDFLKNHNIPN